One genomic region from Evansella sp. LMS18 encodes:
- a CDS encoding argininosuccinate synthase, with protein MSKGKVVLAYSGGLDTSVSIKWLQEKYGYDVIALGLDVGEGKDLDSIKNKALAVGAEKAIMIDAKELLAKEYILPALKANCLYEGKYPISSALSRPLISKLLVEVAEQEGAVAVAHGCTGKGNDQVRFEVSIQALNPGLEVIAPVREWGMTRDEEIAYAEEKGIPIPVNLDNPYSIDANIWGRACEAGVLEDPWAEAPEGAFDWTAPISMTPDEAEYVDIEFDKGVPVALDGEEMGLVQLIEKLNDLGGKHGVGRIDHIENRLVGIKSREVYENPGALILINAHKELEFLTLPREVTKSKVQIEQQMTQLIYDGLWYSPLNKALAAFVEETQDVVSGTIKVKLHKGNHMVVARKAANSLYNEELATYSKGDAFDHNAAVGFIKLWGLTTKVYSEVNNPKKQQEAKAKETVK; from the coding sequence ATGAGTAAGGGAAAAGTTGTTTTAGCATACTCCGGAGGTCTGGATACTTCCGTTTCAATTAAATGGCTGCAGGAAAAGTACGGATATGACGTGATTGCACTTGGACTGGATGTTGGCGAGGGGAAAGATCTTGACTCGATCAAAAATAAAGCTTTAGCTGTTGGCGCGGAGAAGGCGATTATGATTGATGCGAAAGAACTTCTTGCAAAAGAATACATTCTGCCTGCACTGAAAGCTAACTGCCTGTATGAAGGGAAATATCCAATTTCATCAGCACTTTCCCGCCCGCTAATCTCCAAATTATTAGTAGAGGTAGCTGAGCAGGAGGGTGCGGTAGCTGTTGCTCACGGCTGTACTGGTAAAGGTAATGACCAGGTGCGTTTCGAAGTGTCGATTCAGGCATTGAACCCAGGCCTGGAAGTCATTGCGCCGGTTCGTGAATGGGGTATGACTCGTGACGAAGAAATTGCTTATGCAGAAGAAAAAGGGATTCCTATCCCAGTAAATCTTGATAACCCGTATTCTATTGACGCGAATATCTGGGGTCGGGCATGTGAAGCTGGAGTTTTAGAAGATCCATGGGCAGAAGCGCCAGAGGGAGCCTTTGACTGGACAGCGCCGATTTCCATGACCCCTGACGAAGCGGAATATGTGGATATCGAATTCGATAAAGGTGTACCTGTTGCCCTGGACGGAGAAGAAATGGGCCTTGTGCAATTAATAGAAAAGCTGAATGATCTTGGCGGAAAACACGGTGTGGGCCGTATCGACCATATTGAAAACCGACTTGTAGGCATCAAATCTCGTGAAGTGTATGAAAATCCGGGAGCACTCATTTTAATAAACGCACATAAAGAGCTGGAATTCCTGACCCTTCCTCGTGAAGTGACCAAATCAAAAGTACAGATTGAACAGCAGATGACTCAGCTCATTTATGACGGACTCTGGTATTCCCCGCTTAATAAGGCTCTTGCAGCATTTGTGGAGGAAACACAGGATGTGGTCTCCGGGACAATTAAAGTAAAACTCCATAAGGGCAACCACATGGTAGTAGCAAGAAAAGCTGCAAACAGCCTTTATAACGAGGAGCTTGCTACGTATTCAAAAGGGGACGCATTCGACCATAACGCCGCAGTCGGGTTCATTAAACTCTGGGGCTTAACGACGAAAGTATATTCAGAGGTTAATAATCCAAAAAAACAACAGGAAGCAAAAGCAAAAGAAACTGTTAAATAA
- the argF gene encoding ornithine carbamoyltransferase, which translates to MATVKSFKNHNAVSVESLAGKDFLTIADFTSEEINYLIDEAIELKKQQKEGVPHPHLAGKTLGMIFEKSSTRTRVSFEVGMLQLGGNAIFLSSKDIQLGRGEPIEDTAKVLSRYVDGLMIRTFAHESIEEFAKHASIPVINGLTDLHHPAQVLADLMTIKEYKGKLSGLNICYIGDGNNNMCHSLLEGAAITGMNIKVASPEGYEPDGNIYDNASEIADQQGGSVEFTYNPLKAAEGADVIVTDVWASMGQEEEQEKRIKAFKDYQVNQSLCSKADAGFIFLHCLPAHRGEEVTTEILDGIHSVVFDEAENRLHAQKALMKNLMNL; encoded by the coding sequence ATGGCAACAGTAAAAAGTTTTAAAAACCATAACGCAGTATCAGTTGAGAGTCTGGCAGGGAAGGACTTCCTTACCATTGCTGATTTCACCAGCGAAGAAATTAATTATCTCATCGACGAAGCAATCGAATTAAAAAAGCAGCAGAAGGAAGGGGTGCCGCACCCTCATCTGGCGGGAAAAACCCTCGGGATGATCTTTGAAAAATCCTCTACAAGAACCCGTGTCTCTTTTGAAGTGGGCATGCTTCAGCTTGGAGGGAACGCCATATTTCTCAGCTCAAAAGACATTCAGCTTGGCAGAGGAGAGCCAATTGAAGACACTGCCAAGGTATTGTCACGGTATGTTGACGGACTGATGATTCGTACTTTTGCTCATGAAAGTATTGAGGAATTTGCAAAGCATGCATCGATTCCGGTTATAAACGGCCTTACTGATTTACACCATCCAGCCCAGGTGCTGGCAGACTTAATGACGATAAAAGAATATAAAGGAAAGCTGTCAGGCCTGAATATTTGTTACATCGGCGACGGGAATAATAACATGTGCCATTCACTCCTTGAGGGAGCGGCGATAACCGGAATGAACATTAAAGTCGCAAGCCCTGAAGGATACGAACCAGACGGAAATATTTATGACAATGCCAGTGAAATTGCCGATCAGCAAGGAGGCAGTGTTGAATTTACTTATAACCCTTTAAAGGCCGCAGAAGGAGCCGATGTGATAGTAACTGACGTGTGGGCAAGTATGGGCCAGGAGGAAGAACAGGAGAAGCGTATAAAAGCATTTAAAGACTATCAGGTTAATCAGTCATTATGCAGTAAAGCGGATGCAGGATTTATTTTTCTCCATTGCCTTCCTGCTCATCGCGGGGAGGAAGTAACAACTGAAATCCTTGATGGAATACACTCTGTGGTCTTTGATGAAGCGGAAAACAGACTCCATGCTCAAAAGGCATTAATGAAAAATTTAATGAATTTATAA
- the carB gene encoding carbamoyl-phosphate synthase (glutamine-hydrolyzing) large subunit translates to MPKYNDIKKVLVIGSGPIVIGQAAEFDYAGTQACLALKEEGIEVLLVNNNPATIMTDESVASKVYMEPLTIETIEKIIKKEKPDGLIGSLGGQTGLNLTVQLYEKGILAKNNVKLLGTSAESIQKGEDREKFRSLMLEIGEPVPDSEIVENIQEGMEFVRKAGYPVIIRPAYTLGGAGGGFAGNDEEYLAVLNRGLGASPIGQVLVEKSIKGWKEIEYEVMRDVNDTCTIVCNMENMDPVGVHTGDSIVTAPSQTLADSQYQMLRNASLKVIRALDVVGGCNIQFALNPESDQYFIIEVNPRVSRSSALASKATGYPIARIAAKCAIGYHLDEIINPVTGNTFASFEPALDYVVVKLPRFPFDKFSEGDRTLGTQMKATGEVMAIDRSFEGSFNKAVRSLEVNNGHSMKLDNLTVLSNEDLLTRLSVPTDLRVYELAEAFYRGISLDTVHEVTRIDQWFLWKIKRIIDCEIALAEYSSLDEMPLDLLKTAKKLNISDKLLSRIFQVKEKEVRTFLKSAGMKRSYKLVDTCAAEFDAETPYFYSTWQGADEAETNPASKKVLVIGSGPIRIGQGVEFDYCSVHAAEALKKAGYEAIVINNNPETVSTDYSVADRLYFEPLAAEDILAVAEKEQVEGALIQFGGQTAINVAEELAEEGIQLLGTSLQSIDELEDREKFYQLLNSLDIPHIAGETVKEPAALSKTAAELGYPVLVRPSYVIGGQSMFVCSNEDELKQYIERITAENDERSWPVLVDRFLPGMECEMDVISDGETIVVPGIFEHLEKAGVHSGDSTAFYPPLSITMETKNNLVSYAEKIAKAAAVKGMINIQFVVYEETVYVLEVNPRASRTVPIISKLTGIPMIDWSVRVQLGEKLNEITGDTGLLPEPDFYSVKVPVYSAGKLKGVDHVAGPEMKSTGEVLALGFTKEEALQKSLAGISEALAGTGGPKRVFCTITDGAKLESLPLIEKFADNGYELIATEGTAEFLKVNGFNALAVSKRQEELEELFKTGELDLVVNIPTQGRVQNKAGFTLRELAVKYQIPCFTSLQALEPVISQLGSMNGDMNGTPRALNEYAGRLITN, encoded by the coding sequence CAATCATGACCGACGAGTCTGTCGCCAGCAAGGTTTATATGGAACCCCTCACCATTGAAACGATAGAGAAGATTATCAAAAAAGAAAAACCTGATGGCCTGATCGGATCTCTCGGGGGCCAGACAGGGCTTAATTTAACTGTACAGCTGTATGAAAAAGGGATACTGGCAAAAAACAACGTGAAGCTGCTGGGCACTTCAGCAGAATCCATTCAAAAGGGAGAGGACAGAGAAAAATTCCGCAGCCTGATGCTGGAAATAGGAGAGCCCGTCCCTGATTCTGAAATTGTGGAGAATATCCAGGAAGGCATGGAATTCGTCAGGAAAGCAGGCTACCCGGTTATCATTCGCCCTGCTTATACACTTGGCGGCGCAGGCGGGGGTTTTGCAGGTAATGACGAAGAGTATCTGGCAGTTTTAAATCGCGGCCTTGGGGCAAGCCCCATCGGCCAGGTGCTTGTAGAAAAAAGCATTAAAGGCTGGAAGGAAATCGAGTACGAGGTGATGAGAGACGTAAATGATACGTGCACGATTGTATGCAATATGGAAAATATGGACCCTGTAGGCGTGCATACAGGGGACTCAATCGTTACTGCACCTTCCCAGACGCTGGCTGACAGCCAGTATCAGATGCTCAGGAATGCTTCCCTGAAAGTAATCCGGGCTCTCGATGTAGTAGGCGGATGTAATATTCAGTTCGCCTTAAATCCTGAGTCTGACCAGTATTTTATTATTGAGGTAAATCCGCGGGTCAGCCGCTCATCAGCCCTTGCTTCAAAAGCGACAGGGTACCCGATAGCGAGAATTGCTGCAAAGTGTGCGATTGGCTACCACCTGGATGAAATTATCAATCCTGTCACGGGGAATACATTCGCTTCCTTTGAACCTGCTCTTGATTACGTCGTTGTGAAGCTTCCGAGGTTTCCTTTTGATAAATTCAGTGAAGGTGACCGGACGTTAGGTACGCAAATGAAGGCAACAGGAGAAGTTATGGCAATTGACCGTTCATTTGAAGGATCCTTTAATAAAGCTGTCCGTTCCCTTGAAGTGAACAACGGACACAGCATGAAGCTGGATAACTTAACCGTGCTCTCAAATGAGGATTTACTGACCCGGCTTTCTGTGCCGACAGATTTACGGGTTTATGAGCTGGCTGAAGCTTTTTACAGGGGAATTTCTCTTGATACGGTCCACGAGGTGACCAGGATCGATCAATGGTTCCTCTGGAAAATTAAACGGATTATCGACTGTGAAATAGCCCTGGCGGAATACAGTTCGCTGGATGAAATGCCTCTTGATCTGCTTAAAACAGCGAAGAAATTGAATATAAGTGATAAGCTGTTGAGCCGTATTTTTCAAGTGAAAGAAAAAGAAGTTCGGACTTTCCTGAAATCGGCCGGAATGAAACGAAGCTACAAACTTGTTGACACATGTGCTGCCGAGTTTGATGCGGAAACACCATATTTTTATTCAACCTGGCAGGGGGCTGACGAGGCGGAAACGAATCCAGCTTCAAAGAAGGTGCTCGTTATTGGTTCAGGGCCAATTCGTATCGGACAGGGAGTCGAGTTTGATTACTGCTCGGTGCATGCTGCAGAAGCATTGAAGAAGGCAGGTTATGAAGCGATAGTAATAAATAATAACCCGGAAACGGTAAGCACTGATTATTCTGTGGCTGACAGATTATACTTCGAGCCATTGGCAGCGGAGGATATTTTAGCTGTAGCGGAAAAGGAACAAGTGGAAGGAGCTTTGATCCAGTTTGGAGGCCAGACAGCTATTAACGTGGCAGAGGAGCTCGCGGAAGAAGGAATCCAGCTTCTTGGAACGTCTCTGCAGAGTATTGATGAGCTGGAAGACAGAGAGAAATTCTATCAGTTGCTTAACAGTCTGGATATCCCCCACATCGCAGGTGAAACAGTGAAAGAACCTGCAGCGTTGTCTAAGACAGCTGCCGAGCTGGGTTATCCGGTTCTTGTGCGTCCGTCTTATGTGATTGGCGGGCAGTCTATGTTTGTCTGCAGCAATGAAGATGAGCTGAAGCAATATATTGAAAGAATAACTGCAGAAAACGATGAACGTTCCTGGCCGGTACTGGTGGATCGATTTTTGCCGGGAATGGAATGTGAAATGGATGTTATCAGCGACGGAGAGACGATTGTAGTACCGGGCATATTCGAACACCTGGAAAAAGCAGGTGTGCATTCCGGAGACAGCACGGCATTTTACCCGCCACTGTCCATTACCATGGAGACGAAAAACAACCTTGTAAGCTATGCGGAAAAAATCGCGAAAGCAGCAGCTGTAAAAGGAATGATAAATATTCAGTTTGTTGTATACGAGGAGACGGTGTACGTGCTGGAAGTGAATCCCCGTGCTTCCAGAACGGTGCCTATTATCAGCAAATTAACCGGGATACCTATGATTGACTGGTCCGTGAGAGTCCAGCTGGGCGAAAAATTAAATGAGATTACTGGAGATACTGGACTCTTGCCGGAACCGGATTTTTACTCTGTAAAAGTACCAGTTTACTCAGCTGGGAAACTAAAAGGTGTTGACCATGTTGCCGGGCCGGAGATGAAATCAACCGGTGAAGTTCTCGCGCTTGGTTTTACAAAGGAAGAAGCACTGCAAAAATCACTGGCAGGTATCTCTGAGGCGTTAGCCGGTACAGGAGGACCAAAACGGGTTTTCTGCACGATTACTGATGGAGCAAAGCTGGAAAGCCTTCCTCTCATAGAAAAATTCGCGGATAACGGGTATGAACTTATTGCGACAGAAGGGACGGCAGAGTTTTTAAAGGTTAATGGTTTTAATGCATTGGCAGTCAGTAAACGTCAGGAAGAGCTGGAGGAGCTGTTTAAAACCGGAGAGCTTGATCTTGTGGTCAATATTCCTACCCAGGGGAGAGTACAAAACAAAGCAGGATTTACTTTAAGGGAATTAGCAGTAAAGTACCAAATCCCCTGCTTTACGAGTCTGCAGGCATTGGAACCTGTTATAAGCCAACTGGGCAGTATGAACGGAGACATGAACGGAACACCGAGAGCACTTAATGAATATGCAGGAAGGTTAATAACTAATTAA